GACCCGATGAGGCCAGCAGGGGGATGAGAACGCTGAATCTTGATGGCCGGGAGATGTCGTCGCTGTCCGCCCGGGCCACCAGTTCGTACTTGCAGGCCTTCAACCCGAAATTCAGTGCGTGGGCAAGGCCTTTGTTGGTCGGCAGCCGCACGATCGTGAACTCGGGCATTTCCTCGGCTCTATTGGCATGGAGCAACTGTGCCTTCAGCTGAGCCGGATATTGATCAATCAGCTGAGCCAGTTCTCTGCTCAATGGACCGTCGCGCACAATGACGACCTGATTGGGCAAGAGAGTTTGTTCGATGGTGTCAGATTTCAATGCGCGGGCAACGAAGGAGGGTGTGTCCCCGGCATAGACAGCCATCAGGAGGGAAAACGGAGTGTGACTCTGGCTCCTTGCGCTCATGGCAGTGCCGCCGCCTTTCTTCATGGATTACTGCGTCGATTCTACATGTGCCCATGCTGGCGTGGTCCGGACTGATCTTTCCTTGTCAAAAGGCTCAGCCCCTACCTCGTATTTGATCATGGTTGTGGATGTGGGTCTGGTTGTAGTTAAGACTTGCACCTCCAGCGACTCGAGGTTGTACCATCAGGCCGACCGAAGATCGGGGAAAGGTGGAACTATGACAGTTGCGAATAAGATAGTGCTGATCACCGGAGCTTCGTCCGGCATCGGGGAGGCCACGGCGAGGCTCTTGGCGCAGCGAGGGGCCAGGTTGGTGCTGGGCGCTCGCCGCAAGGATCGGCTGGATACGATTGTCAACGACATCGTTCAGGCGGGTGGCCAGGCAGTCTCCATGGCTTTGGATGTGACGAATCGACAGGCTAATGAGGACTTCGTGGCTTTCGCCAAGAAGCAGTTCGGCGGTGTGGACGTGGTATTCCTCAACGCTGGCCTCATGCCTAACTCGCCTCTGTCGGCTCTGCATGTGGACGAGTGGGATCGAACCATTGATGTCAACCTGAAAGGCGCACTATACGGCATTGCTGCGGCCCTTCCGGAGTTCACCGGGCAGCGACACGGACAGTTCATCGCCACCTCTTCGGTGGCTGGACTCAAAGCCTATCCGGGTGGAGCGGTCTATGGGGCAACCAAGTGGGGTCTGCGCGACCTGATGGAGGTGCTCAGGATGGAGTCCGCCCAAGAAGGGACCCATATTCGCACCTCTACCATTTACCCGGCGGCCATTCGAACCGAGTTGCTGGACACCATCACGGACAAGCAGACCCTGGCTGATATGAACAAGACCTATGACAGCTACCAGATCGATCCCGAACGGGTGGCCCAGGTGGTGGCCTTTGCCATCGATCAGCCTGAGGATACCAATGTATCGGAATTCACCGTAGGCCCTACCATTCAGCCCTGGTGAATTCCTCTGCCACTGCCTTAGTCGCCCTTGGAGGAAAGAAGATGAATGCCTGCTTGGGCCATGGCCTTTCGAGCCTCCACGCCCTGATCCTCACTGACAGGGACGGTCAGATCCTCGAAGACCGTGACCTGGTAGCCAATTTTTGCAGCATCCAAGGCCGTCTCCTTGACGCAGTGGGATTCGGCGATGCCGACTACGTCCACCTGGTCGACGCCAGCCTGCGCCAGGGCGTCGGCCAGGGTGACGCCTGATGATTTGGCCGCAGCGAACTCCTCCCTGCTCTGGATCCGATCA
The window above is part of the Bifidobacterium asteroides DSM 20089 genome. Proteins encoded here:
- a CDS encoding SDR family oxidoreductase encodes the protein MTVANKIVLITGASSGIGEATARLLAQRGARLVLGARRKDRLDTIVNDIVQAGGQAVSMALDVTNRQANEDFVAFAKKQFGGVDVVFLNAGLMPNSPLSALHVDEWDRTIDVNLKGALYGIAAALPEFTGQRHGQFIATSSVAGLKAYPGGAVYGATKWGLRDLMEVLRMESAQEGTHIRTSTIYPAAIRTELLDTITDKQTLADMNKTYDSYQIDPERVAQVVAFAIDQPEDTNVSEFTVGPTIQPW